Proteins found in one Acidobacteriota bacterium genomic segment:
- a CDS encoding S8 family peptidase, with product MKKYALLFLSLALCVLLLIPQKSAYSKKLSQADSGYVANQILIKFKDVFAQSVNDSVIPEQIFNNQRLRTESLDVERQPRLGIVKVEFDDSLSIDEAIRQAESDPRVEYAEPNFILKPSETVPNDLRFNEMWGLFNQTVSGADISATRAWDLTTGSNNVVVGITDTGVDIQHPDLAGNIWTNVAEIPGNNLDDDNNGFVDDVNGWNFFDNNNRVFDSVTFDAHGTAVAGVIGAVGNNGAGITGVSWNVKLMPLKFISNGSGDTAGAVKAINYAIAQKNKGVNVRAINASWGPTGASCNDSFSKSLKKAINKAGNAGIVFVSSAGNGDCGANRNGDDLDAAPEYPASWGGSLPNALSVAAVDITDTFPTFSNFGHESVSVAAPGVAVLTTVPRGFAGLPEALAYSAQSGTSFSAPHVTGIVALLATREPSLTPEQIKQRIITTAEPTLPLASKIKSSGRANAFNALMNHIPSVPSLGVGGVTLSGKFVFIDGLGFVDSQTVIEVNGVQIGRSRFDSAFTLANGSFTRIAVKLGKAGVAATFPVGTPVNITAFNPNTGARSTAFSFTRRF from the coding sequence ATGAAGAAGTACGCATTGTTATTCCTGAGCCTTGCGCTTTGTGTCCTTTTGCTCATTCCGCAAAAATCCGCCTATTCTAAAAAGTTGAGTCAAGCCGATAGCGGTTATGTGGCAAATCAAATCCTGATTAAGTTCAAAGATGTTTTTGCCCAGTCCGTCAATGATTCGGTGATTCCCGAACAGATTTTTAATAACCAACGCTTGCGCACCGAATCGCTTGATGTTGAGCGGCAACCACGCCTCGGTATTGTTAAAGTCGAATTCGACGACAGCCTTTCGATTGATGAGGCGATTCGTCAGGCGGAAAGCGACCCGCGTGTCGAATATGCCGAACCCAATTTCATTCTCAAACCTTCGGAAACCGTTCCCAACGATTTACGCTTTAACGAAATGTGGGGACTGTTCAACCAAACGGTTTCAGGCGCAGATATTTCTGCAACCCGCGCCTGGGATTTAACCACCGGCAGCAATAATGTCGTCGTTGGCATCACCGACACCGGCGTGGATATTCAACACCCTGACCTTGCAGGAAATATCTGGACGAATGTCGCCGAAATTCCCGGCAACAACCTTGATGATGACAACAACGGTTTTGTTGATGATGTGAACGGCTGGAATTTTTTCGATAACAACAACCGCGTATTCGATAGCGTCACCTTTGATGCGCACGGTACAGCGGTTGCGGGAGTCATCGGCGCAGTCGGCAACAACGGCGCAGGAATCACCGGGGTGTCGTGGAATGTGAAACTGATGCCGCTCAAATTTATCAGCAACGGTTCGGGCGATACCGCGGGCGCGGTCAAAGCCATCAATTACGCCATCGCGCAAAAAAATAAAGGCGTCAATGTCCGCGCCATCAATGCCAGTTGGGGACCGACCGGGGCGAGTTGCAATGACAGTTTTTCCAAGAGTTTGAAAAAAGCCATCAATAAAGCCGGTAACGCCGGAATCGTTTTTGTGAGTTCAGCCGGAAACGGCGATTGCGGCGCCAATCGCAACGGTGATGACCTCGATGCCGCGCCGGAATACCCTGCCTCGTGGGGCGGTTCGCTGCCGAATGCCCTGTCGGTTGCGGCGGTCGATATCACCGACACCTTTCCGACTTTTTCAAATTTCGGACACGAAAGCGTGAGCGTTGCCGCGCCCGGGGTTGCCGTACTGACAACCGTGCCGCGTGGCTTTGCAGGTTTACCTGAGGCGTTGGCTTATAGCGCGCAAAGCGGCACTTCGTTTTCCGCGCCGCATGTGACAGGCATCGTGGCGCTCTTAGCCACACGCGAACCGTCGCTGACGCCCGAACAAATCAAACAACGCATCATCACCACAGCCGAACCGACTTTGCCATTGGCTTCAAAGATCAAATCATCGGGTCGCGCCAATGCCTTTAATGCGTTGATGAATCACATCCCGTCGGTTCCTTCTCTGGGAGTGGGCGGCGTGACCCTCAGCGGCAAATTCGTTTTCATCGATGGGCTTGGATTTGTCGATTCGCAAACCGTCATCGAAGTCAACGGCGTGCAGATTGGTCGCAGCCGTTTCGATTCGGCTTTTACATTAGCAAATGGTTCATTCACACGCATTGCTGTGAAACTTGGGAAAGCCGGTGTAGCAGCGACTTTTCCGGTCGGGACGCCTGTAAATATTACGGCATTTAATCCCAACACCGGCGCGCGCTCAACCGCGTTCAGTTTCACGCGCAGATTTTAA
- a CDS encoding homoserine dehydrogenase, with product MQLKLAFIGFGNVAREFARLLASRQTLLNEIYGVQWRTTGIATHRHGSIITDSDIDLMEATERVERHHQLSGISDITEITDAEELIQRADADIIFETTPLSPLDGEPATTYIRAALRLGIHVITANKGPIACAYHELQSLAEKQAAKFHFEGTVMDGTPIFNLHRFGLPATEILGFSGVLNSTTNVILSAMEAGSTFAEGLLEAQQLGVAEANADYDIDGWDAGVKAIALANVLMNAELHPRNLSPTGIREVTLKAVQSARAAGKTIRLIARAERRGEKVEIQVAPEITNVGSLFATLQGTSSALSITTDLMGEISLVEHHPKLRQTAYALLSDMLSIHRQLSGKF from the coding sequence ATGCAATTAAAACTCGCCTTCATCGGGTTCGGAAACGTGGCGCGTGAATTCGCGCGACTGCTTGCCAGCCGTCAAACCTTGCTCAATGAAATCTATGGCGTTCAGTGGCGAACCACAGGGATTGCCACACATCGCCACGGCTCAATCATCACCGATTCGGATATTGACCTGATGGAAGCAACCGAGCGGGTCGAACGTCACCATCAACTTTCCGGCATTTCCGATATAACGGAAATCACCGACGCCGAAGAGTTGATTCAACGCGCTGATGCCGACATCATTTTTGAGACCACCCCGCTCAGCCCCTTGGATGGCGAACCGGCGACGACTTATATTCGCGCAGCCCTAAGGCTCGGTATCCATGTCATTACGGCAAACAAAGGGCCGATTGCCTGTGCCTATCACGAGTTGCAATCGCTTGCCGAAAAGCAGGCAGCGAAATTTCACTTTGAAGGCACAGTGATGGATGGCACACCAATTTTCAACCTGCATCGGTTCGGTTTACCGGCAACCGAGATTCTCGGTTTCTCAGGCGTTTTAAACAGCACCACCAATGTCATCCTGAGCGCGATGGAAGCAGGCAGCACATTTGCCGAAGGACTTCTGGAAGCGCAACAACTGGGGGTTGCCGAAGCCAACGCCGATTACGATATTGACGGATGGGATGCGGGAGTAAAGGCTATCGCTTTAGCCAATGTCTTAATGAATGCTGAGTTGCATCCACGCAATCTGTCACCCACGGGCATTCGCGAGGTGACTTTGAAAGCTGTTCAGTCGGCGCGTGCCGCCGGTAAAACGATTCGCTTAATCGCCCGCGCCGAGCGTCGAGGTGAGAAGGTAGAAATTCAGGTTGCGCCGGAAATCACAAATGTCGGCTCGCTGTTTGCTACCCTGCAAGGCACCTCAAGCGCGCTTTCCATAACCACCGATTTGATGGGTGAAATCAGCCTTGTCGAACATCACCCGAAGCTCAGGCAAACCGCTTATGCCTTGTTAAGCGATATGCTCAGCATTCACCGACAACTATCGGGCAAATTTTAA
- a CDS encoding winged helix-turn-helix domain-containing protein produces the protein MSSQSNKFYDFGDFRLDATERVLLRDGKDLLLPPKTFDVLLALVNNRGRILEKEELVQLVWQDTFVEESNLARVRLPCA, from the coding sequence ATGTCCAGTCAAAGCAACAAATTTTATGATTTCGGTGACTTTCGTCTGGATGCGACAGAACGGGTGCTGTTGCGCGATGGCAAGGATTTGCTGCTGCCACCGAAAACTTTCGATGTGCTTCTGGCGCTGGTAAACAACCGGGGTCGGATTCTCGAAAAAGAAGAGTTAGTGCAACTCGTGTGGCAGGACACTTTCGTTGAAGAGTCCAATCTGGCGCGGGTCAGGTTACCTTGCGCGTAA
- the rseP gene encoding RIP metalloprotease RseP has product MGDYFMMALAFVLVLGPLVVIHEFGHFIVAKYFGIRVEVFSVGFGKRLFGFKRGDTDYRVSLIPLGGYVKMSGENLDEQVTGAPYEFMSKPKWQRFFVAVAGPAVNILFALLIPAVVSMFYFEEEAFRNQPAQIYSVEASSPAAAAGFQSGDTIMKIGDLTNPTWRDVDEYAIVRPGQTVPVTVKRGDQTKDLNLEIKTVDVGSDKIGIHGFIQDKAKITATSIAPGSPAAQAGLAEGDVILSANGQPLEQSRQGVERLIATINNSNGQPVQLTVERNGSEVEITPTPQMMDGKFKIGFAPSPQFDKIVKTKSLTEAIPYSFEENWRMVKLTATAIGQIFEGKRKVGETFSGPVGIAELSSQAVKAGPIVLFSLMALLSLNLGIFNLFPIPVLDGGLIFMLGLEAVLGFFGLPLTIKIKEKMIQVGFVALMLLMGFIIYNDISKKISSKKAPAVQQQVEQPKPAEK; this is encoded by the coding sequence TTGGGCGATTATTTTATGATGGCGCTGGCGTTCGTGCTCGTTTTGGGACCGTTGGTGGTCATACACGAGTTCGGACATTTTATTGTGGCAAAATATTTCGGCATTCGCGTGGAAGTATTCAGTGTTGGTTTCGGTAAACGTCTGTTCGGATTTAAACGTGGGGATACCGATTATCGGGTGAGCCTGATTCCGCTCGGCGGTTATGTAAAGATGTCGGGTGAAAATCTGGATGAACAGGTCACCGGCGCACCTTATGAATTCATGTCGAAGCCGAAATGGCAACGGTTTTTTGTCGCGGTTGCCGGACCTGCGGTCAATATTCTTTTTGCCTTACTGATTCCGGCTGTGGTTTCGATGTTCTATTTTGAAGAGGAAGCCTTCCGCAACCAACCCGCACAGATTTATTCGGTCGAAGCCAGTTCACCGGCTGCCGCCGCAGGATTTCAATCCGGCGATACCATTATGAAAATAGGCGACCTGACGAATCCCACCTGGCGCGATGTTGATGAATACGCGATTGTCCGTCCCGGGCAAACGGTTCCGGTGACCGTCAAACGCGGCGACCAAACCAAAGACTTAAACCTGGAAATTAAAACTGTAGATGTGGGGTCGGATAAAATCGGCATTCACGGTTTCATTCAGGATAAAGCGAAAATTACTGCAACCAGTATTGCGCCCGGAAGCCCTGCCGCTCAAGCCGGTCTGGCAGAAGGCGATGTGATTTTAAGCGCCAACGGGCAACCGCTTGAACAGAGTCGTCAAGGGGTTGAACGATTGATTGCCACGATTAACAACAGCAACGGGCAACCGGTTCAATTAACCGTTGAGCGTAACGGCAGCGAAGTTGAAATCACCCCCACACCGCAAATGATGGACGGCAAATTTAAAATCGGGTTTGCGCCGTCGCCGCAATTCGACAAAATCGTCAAAACCAAATCACTCACCGAAGCCATTCCCTATTCGTTTGAAGAAAACTGGCGAATGGTGAAACTCACGGCAACCGCCATCGGTCAGATATTTGAAGGCAAACGCAAAGTCGGCGAAACCTTCTCTGGTCCCGTCGGCATCGCCGAACTTTCCAGCCAGGCGGTAAAAGCCGGACCCATCGTGCTCTTTTCGCTGATGGCGCTGCTCTCGCTCAATCTCGGCATCTTCAATCTCTTCCCGATCCCGGTGCTCGACGGCGGATTGATTTTCATGCTCGGACTTGAAGCAGTGCTCGGGTTTTTCGGATTGCCGCTCACCATCAAAATCAAAGAAAAGATGATTCAAGTCGGCTTCGTGGCATTGATGTTATTGATGGGCTTTATCATCTACAACGATATTTCCAAAAAGATCAGCAGCAAAAAAGCGCCTGCTGTGCAGCAACAAGTTGAACAACCGAAGCCTGCGGAGAAATAA
- a CDS encoding type II secretion system protein: MKEAGFSLVEILIVVAILGILSAIAVPNLLRSRQAAFEANALRYVKTWLPGQEMYKRAHGRYADSDEIMVSEKFINKSMRSGNADDTAYTYSIDSQSTNANGTPNTTRWWGTARRRFGYNKIQSFYIDQTGVIRSAFANTATSLDKPIE; the protein is encoded by the coding sequence ATGAAAGAAGCCGGTTTTTCCTTGGTAGAAATATTAATTGTGGTGGCGATACTGGGAATATTATCGGCGATTGCAGTTCCGAATTTATTGCGTTCCCGCCAGGCTGCCTTTGAAGCCAATGCTTTAAGGTATGTGAAAACCTGGCTACCGGGTCAGGAAATGTATAAACGCGCCCACGGTCGTTATGCCGATAGCGATGAAATCATGGTATCGGAAAAATTCATCAATAAAAGCATGCGTTCGGGCAACGCCGACGACACCGCTTATACCTATTCCATAGATTCCCAATCAACCAACGCGAACGGCACTCCCAACACCACCCGGTGGTGGGGAACTGCCAGACGGCGATTCGGCTATAACAAAATTCAATCTTTTTACATTGACCAGACGGGCGTCATCCGCAGCGCTTTTGCCAATACGGCGACTTCACTCGATAAACCAATAGAATAA
- a CDS encoding M1 family aminopeptidase has product MKKRFVFTPLFAAVLFTGNLLFAFAQTPAAPPVNWPRSHNYDVQHYRIKLAFNWQEKSIDGETTVYFKPFSEAISAIELDAGNLTIKSVKLAQGTDLNFRYVNNEKLFVTLNKPYAVGSSVAVVINYTANPPEGKGVTFITPTNTDPNRPYQIWSQGEAQTNHYWFPCYDYPNDKATSELIATVENKYQVISNGTLIAVQNHPATKTKTYHWKMTQPFSSYLVSFIVGEFTEVKDRFKNIPVSSYVYKDQVENARISFGKLARMVAFFSKKTGYDYPFSKYAQTTVRDFGGAMENITATTMTDTAVHDHRAHLDVSSDGITAHELAHSWFGNLLTCRDWGELWLNESFATFMEATWTEHDKSRDDYLYEMYGNQKAYFQTWEAGIRRPIVTKFYNDPDALFDTYVYPRGAAVVNMLRFVLGEENFWKAIQHYVKKHQYQNVETQQLVVAIEETTGQNLQWFFDEWLYKMGHPEFEITSSYDEAAKQVKLVVNQTQKPDEQRKGFASTEFFTMPVDIAITTATGEKVHRVWIDRKEEEFIFAVDGKPQFINFDKGNYLIKKIKFTRTDAELATQLLNDTDVMGRVLAANELKGKTSDVAIKALSEAMLKDKFAGVRVEAANALAEIQSEATKAVFIEALNDKESSVRRAAVKGLAKFKDEKLADRFINIINHDASYFAVADAAEALGQTASPKAYDQLTNAAKLKSWQGTIQAGAVKGLAALKDSRSFDVALQFAAPGNLTETRAEAMMLLAAIGKGKDPALELLTGALKDPSPQIKFTALQALITLGDARAIPAIEELAKSPGLPPFANQFITNAINQLKAASTR; this is encoded by the coding sequence ATGAAGAAGCGTTTTGTTTTTACTCCTCTATTTGCCGCCGTACTTTTTACCGGCAATCTGTTATTTGCTTTCGCGCAAACGCCTGCCGCGCCGCCCGTGAACTGGCCCCGCAGCCATAACTATGATGTACAACATTACCGCATCAAACTTGCTTTTAACTGGCAGGAAAAATCAATTGATGGCGAAACCACTGTGTACTTCAAACCATTTTCAGAGGCTATCAGCGCCATTGAACTTGATGCCGGCAACCTGACCATTAAATCAGTAAAGCTGGCACAAGGCACTGACCTCAATTTTCGCTACGTCAATAACGAAAAACTTTTCGTCACTCTCAATAAACCTTACGCGGTTGGCAGCAGTGTCGCGGTGGTTATTAACTACACCGCCAATCCGCCGGAAGGCAAAGGCGTCACCTTCATCACTCCGACCAATACAGACCCTAATCGCCCTTACCAAATCTGGTCGCAAGGCGAAGCGCAAACCAATCACTACTGGTTTCCCTGTTATGACTATCCCAATGACAAAGCCACAAGCGAGCTTATCGCCACGGTTGAGAATAAATATCAGGTCATCTCAAACGGAACCTTGATTGCTGTGCAAAATCATCCGGCAACCAAAACCAAAACCTATCACTGGAAGATGACGCAACCGTTTTCGAGCTATCTGGTTTCTTTCATCGTCGGCGAATTCACCGAAGTCAAAGACCGTTTCAAAAACATTCCGGTCAGTTCCTACGTGTACAAGGATCAGGTTGAAAATGCTCGCATCTCATTTGGCAAACTCGCGCGAATGGTGGCATTTTTCTCGAAGAAAACCGGCTACGACTATCCCTTTTCCAAATACGCGCAAACCACTGTGCGCGATTTCGGCGGCGCGATGGAAAACATCACCGCCACAACCATGACCGATACAGCGGTTCATGACCACCGCGCACACCTGGATGTTTCATCCGATGGCATCACCGCCCATGAACTTGCACATTCATGGTTTGGCAATCTGCTGACCTGTCGCGATTGGGGTGAATTGTGGTTGAACGAATCGTTCGCAACCTTTATGGAAGCCACCTGGACCGAACATGACAAAAGCCGCGACGATTACCTCTATGAAATGTACGGCAATCAAAAAGCCTATTTCCAAACCTGGGAGGCAGGCATTCGCCGCCCCATCGTCACCAAATTCTATAACGACCCGGATGCGCTGTTTGACACCTATGTTTATCCGCGCGGCGCAGCCGTCGTCAATATGTTGCGATTCGTTTTAGGTGAAGAGAATTTCTGGAAAGCCATTCAGCATTACGTCAAAAAACATCAATATCAAAATGTCGAAACTCAACAACTGGTGGTCGCCATCGAAGAAACCACAGGGCAAAACCTGCAATGGTTTTTCGATGAATGGTTGTACAAAATGGGACATCCTGAATTTGAAATCACCTCGAGTTACGATGAAGCCGCAAAGCAGGTGAAACTCGTCGTCAACCAAACGCAAAAACCCGATGAGCAGCGCAAGGGTTTTGCGTCAACGGAATTTTTCACCATGCCTGTAGACATCGCCATCACCACCGCCACAGGTGAAAAAGTTCATCGCGTCTGGATTGACCGGAAAGAAGAAGAATTCATTTTTGCGGTTGATGGAAAACCGCAGTTTATCAATTTCGACAAAGGCAATTACCTGATTAAAAAAATTAAATTCACCCGCACAGACGCGGAACTGGCAACCCAACTTTTAAACGATACAGATGTGATGGGGCGGGTGCTGGCGGCAAATGAGTTGAAGGGCAAAACCAGCGATGTCGCAATCAAAGCGTTGAGCGAAGCGATGCTGAAAGACAAATTCGCAGGTGTGCGCGTCGAAGCGGCAAATGCGCTCGCGGAAATCCAAAGCGAAGCGACCAAAGCCGTTTTCATTGAAGCGTTGAACGATAAAGAATCGAGCGTGCGGCGCGCTGCCGTCAAAGGCTTGGCGAAATTCAAAGATGAAAAACTGGCAGACCGATTTATCAACATTATCAACCATGATGCGAGTTATTTTGCGGTTGCCGACGCAGCAGAAGCCCTTGGGCAAACGGCATCCCCGAAAGCCTATGACCAATTGACGAACGCCGCAAAGCTGAAATCGTGGCAAGGCACGATTCAGGCAGGAGCCGTCAAAGGGCTTGCGGCGCTTAAAGATTCGCGTTCCTTCGACGTAGCTTTGCAGTTTGCCGCGCCCGGAAATCTTACGGAAACGCGCGCCGAAGCCATGATGCTTTTAGCCGCAATCGGCAAAGGCAAAGACCCGGCGCTTGAACTCTTGACCGGCGCGCTTAAAGACCCTTCGCCACAAATCAAATTCACCGCGCTACAAGCTTTGATTACCTTAGGCGACGCGCGCGCCATTCCGGCAATCGAAGAGTTGGCGAAATCGCCGGGGCTTCCACCCTTTGCCAATCAATTCATCACCAATGCGATTAATCAATTGAAAGCCGCAAGCACCAGGTAA
- the ispG gene encoding flavodoxin-dependent (E)-4-hydroxy-3-methylbut-2-enyl-diphosphate synthase — protein MSFIQRRNSVAVDVGGIQVGSGHPIVVQSMTNTDTVDIEATALQCEQLSRAGSELVRITVNTRQAAAAVPHIVERLAERGCPVPIIGDFHYNGHILLKEYPECARALAKYRINPGNVGAGKHHDKNFQSMIEVAIENNKPVRIGVNWGSLDQTLLTRLMDENAASASPKDAREVMHEAVVISALESAELAEECGLGHDRIILSAKVSEVQDLIAIYTNLAARCDYPLHLGLTEAGMGSKGIVASTAAMGVLLQRGIGDTIRVSLTPKPNGDRSEEVLVAQQILQTMGLRSFMPLVTACPGCGRTTSTLFQEMAEDIQNYIREKMTEWRETYVGVEELKVAVMGCVVNGPGESKHANLGISLPGTGEEPRAPVYVDGRMFKTLQGATIVPEFIRILDEYIDSHYATIQGIQPATFQG, from the coding sequence TTGTCATTTATTCAAAGAAGAAATTCGGTTGCCGTTGATGTCGGCGGCATTCAAGTTGGCAGCGGTCATCCAATCGTCGTGCAATCGATGACCAACACCGACACTGTCGATATAGAAGCCACCGCTTTGCAATGTGAACAACTCTCTCGCGCCGGTTCCGAACTCGTCCGCATCACGGTCAACACCAGACAGGCTGCCGCCGCCGTGCCGCACATCGTCGAACGCCTTGCAGAGCGCGGCTGCCCGGTTCCCATCATCGGCGATTTTCATTACAACGGACACATTCTTTTAAAAGAGTATCCCGAATGCGCCCGTGCGCTTGCCAAGTATCGCATCAACCCCGGCAACGTCGGCGCAGGCAAACATCACGACAAAAATTTTCAATCAATGATTGAAGTCGCTATCGAAAATAATAAGCCGGTGCGCATCGGCGTCAATTGGGGTTCGCTCGACCAAACCTTGCTCACCCGCTTGATGGATGAAAATGCCGCCAGCGCCAGTCCCAAAGATGCCCGCGAAGTCATGCACGAAGCGGTTGTCATAAGTGCCCTTGAATCCGCCGAACTTGCAGAAGAATGCGGTCTTGGTCACGACCGGATAATCCTCAGCGCCAAAGTTTCCGAAGTTCAGGATTTGATTGCCATCTACACAAACCTTGCGGCGCGTTGTGACTATCCATTGCATCTGGGACTCACGGAAGCCGGGATGGGCAGCAAAGGCATTGTCGCTTCAACTGCGGCGATGGGCGTCTTACTGCAACGCGGCATCGGTGACACCATTCGCGTATCGCTTACACCAAAACCCAACGGCGACCGCAGCGAAGAGGTCTTAGTCGCGCAGCAGATTTTGCAGACCATGGGACTGAGAAGTTTTATGCCGCTCGTCACCGCGTGTCCGGGTTGCGGGCGCACCACCAGCACGCTCTTTCAGGAGATGGCTGAAGACATTCAAAATTACATTCGCGAAAAAATGACTGAGTGGCGTGAAACTTACGTCGGCGTTGAAGAATTAAAAGTTGCGGTGATGGGTTGCGTGGTCAATGGTCCCGGCGAATCGAAACACGCGAATCTCGGCATCTCGCTTCCGGGTACGGGTGAAGAGCCGCGCGCTCCCGTCTATGTTGACG
- a CDS encoding YbjQ family protein — MVTTAFNLEGFRIVRQLGVVRGITVRSRSIFGTLGGSLQTIVGGNITAFTKLCEQARAEAFEILIQHASEIGANAIVGMRYDATELMSGVSEVLAYGTAVVVEPIE; from the coding sequence ATGGTCACCACGGCATTTAACCTTGAAGGATTTCGCATCGTCAGACAATTAGGTGTGGTGCGCGGCATCACTGTGCGTTCGCGTTCGATTTTCGGAACGCTTGGCGGCTCACTGCAAACCATCGTTGGCGGCAATATCACCGCGTTTACGAAATTGTGCGAACAGGCGCGCGCCGAAGCCTTTGAAATTTTGATTCAACACGCTAGCGAAATCGGTGCCAATGCAATAGTCGGCATGCGTTATGACGCGACGGAACTGATGAGCGGCGTGAGTGAGGTTTTAGCTTACGGTACGGCTGTGGTTGTTGAGCCGATTGAATGA
- the hpt gene encoding hypoxanthine phosphoribosyltransferase produces MTKEIMLGKVLIPQNRLQERVSELGAEISAAYTGKDLAIIAILKGSFIFAADLLRTITIHTTIDFMAISSYANQPQSGVVRITKDLEESITGRNVLLVEDIIDTGLTANYLRRVLRERNPASLELCTLLDKSARRLINLPIAYRGFDIPDVFVVGYGMDYQQRYRNLPHIAVLNPTTA; encoded by the coding sequence ATGACCAAAGAAATCATGTTAGGAAAAGTTCTCATACCACAGAATCGGCTACAGGAGCGGGTTTCAGAGTTGGGCGCGGAAATTTCAGCGGCTTATACCGGTAAAGACCTGGCAATCATCGCGATTCTCAAAGGCTCATTTATTTTTGCTGCCGATTTGCTGCGCACCATCACGATTCACACCACAATCGATTTTATGGCGATCTCTTCTTACGCCAATCAACCGCAATCGGGAGTCGTTCGCATCACCAAGGATTTGGAAGAGAGTATCACCGGACGCAATGTCCTTCTGGTTGAAGACATCATCGACACAGGGCTTACGGCAAACTATCTGCGAAGAGTTCTCAGAGAGCGTAATCCGGCGAGCCTTGAACTCTGCACGCTGCTCGATAAATCCGCCCGACGCCTGATTAATTTGCCGATTGCTTATCGCGGGTTCGACATTCCAGATGTGTTCGTCGTCGGTTACGGAATGGATTATCAACAGCGTTACCGCAACCTGCCACATATCGCCGTACTCAATCCAACAACGGCTTAA
- a CDS encoding Xaa-Pro peptidase family protein gives MIEKIQNALQEAGLDGWLFYSFRGSDPIAANILRFPTGGHLATRRWFYVVPAKGEPTKIVHSIERGTLDHLPGSKKIYLPWQQLHATLKEALLALNPNGKPRVAMQYSPDAAIPYLSRIDAGTIELIRSFGVEPITSANLVQQFEAAWDDEQLAMHEESARGLYASVKEAFAEIGRRMKENIPTTEYDIQQFIMDRFASRGMITNDPPIVAVNANSAMPHYGPEKDHCSPINKGDFVLIDLWAKLDKPGSVYADITWTGFVGETIPDEVNKVFQVVRSGRDAAIDFVKQAFAEGRTIHGWEVDDVCRNTIREAGYGDYFIHRTGHNIHTEVHGNGANIDNLETQDSRVLIPRTCFSIEPGVYQEGKFGVRSEIDMYVAEGEARVTGDHPQTAVVAILA, from the coding sequence TTGATAGAGAAAATTCAAAACGCTTTGCAGGAAGCAGGTCTCGACGGTTGGTTGTTTTACAGTTTCAGAGGCAGCGACCCGATTGCCGCAAACATCCTGCGCTTTCCAACCGGCGGGCACCTCGCCACTCGTCGCTGGTTTTATGTTGTACCCGCCAAAGGTGAACCGACAAAAATCGTGCATTCCATCGAACGCGGCACGCTTGACCATCTGCCGGGCAGCAAAAAAATTTATTTGCCCTGGCAACAACTGCACGCTACCTTGAAAGAAGCCTTGCTCGCTTTAAATCCCAATGGCAAACCGCGCGTCGCCATGCAGTATTCGCCCGATGCAGCGATTCCCTATCTTTCGCGCATTGATGCGGGAACCATCGAACTCATCCGCTCTTTCGGCGTCGAACCAATTACCTCGGCAAACCTCGTTCAACAATTTGAAGCCGCGTGGGATGATGAACAACTCGCCATGCACGAAGAGTCGGCGCGCGGTCTCTATGCCAGCGTCAAAGAAGCCTTCGCGGAAATCGGACGCCGCATGAAAGAAAATATTCCGACCACCGAATACGACATCCAGCAATTCATTATGGACAGGTTCGCTTCGCGCGGCATGATTACCAACGACCCGCCGATTGTCGCCGTCAATGCCAACAGCGCCATGCCGCATTATGGACCCGAAAAAGACCACTGCTCGCCAATCAATAAAGGCGATTTCGTGTTGATTGATTTGTGGGCGAAATTGGATAAACCCGGTTCGGTGTATGCAGACATCACCTGGACGGGGTTCGTTGGTGAAACGATTCCTGATGAAGTCAACAAAGTTTTTCAGGTGGTGCGCAGCGGTCGCGACGCGGCAATTGATTTCGTCAAACAAGCCTTTGCCGAAGGGCGCACGATTCATGGTTGGGAAGTTGATGATGTCTGCCGCAACACCATTCGGGAAGCGGGTTATGGCGACTACTTCATTCATCGCACAGGGCATAACATTCACACAGAAGTTCACGGCAACGGCGCAAACATTGACAATCTCGAAACGCAGGATAGCCGCGTGTTGATTCCGCGCACCTGTTTTTCAATTGAGCCGGGGGTTTATCAGGAAGGCAAATTCGGCGTGCGCAGCGAAATCGATATGTATGTTGCCGAAGGCGAAGCCCGCGTCACCGGCGATCATCCGCAAACCGCAGTCGTCGCGATTTTGGCGTAA